One genomic segment of Bacteroides caccae includes these proteins:
- a CDS encoding AAA family ATPase, whose translation MHKVWLYAPGENASKWDVCLSQNIMCIGWDEMGNLLEYASKKEMAARLQEIYDKPEASFKNDSLALWEFAHEMQAGDIVIVKKGQNQIIGRGIVEGDYAFDESFSDFKNVRKMQWTNAGEWENIGKNVQKTLTDITKYPDYVESLEKLFEDKSQKQYWWLVASPKIWSFSKAPVGKIQDYTLYNDSGNQRRIFQNFIDAREGDIVIGYEATPVKQVVAIAEIVKAADGQKIYFKKTESLLNPIDYSVIKDIPELSGMEFLKNKNGSFFKLTKDEYNVLADLIRDENPITVNKRNPPYSGNNFLDDVFIKSEEYTKLRSLLLAKKNIILQGAPGVGKTYSAKRLAYSIIGEEDRTKVEFIQFHQNYSYEDFVMGYKPKEDGGFELRRGVFYNFCRKAQSDPDKKYFFIIDEINRGNMSKIFGELLMLIENDYRGEKHKIRLAYNDEYFSVPENLYIIGMMNTADRSLAMIDYALRRRFSFFDMTPGFDSVGFKKYQEDLDCEVFNKVIDAVKALNIEIAKDDSLGKGFCIGHSYFCNRESIDNMWLENVIEYDIAPMLREYWFDNDKKFKEETDKLLSLIK comes from the coding sequence ATGCATAAGGTTTGGTTATATGCTCCGGGAGAGAATGCGTCTAAATGGGATGTGTGTCTATCTCAAAACATAATGTGTATTGGTTGGGATGAAATGGGCAATCTTTTGGAATATGCTTCAAAGAAAGAAATGGCAGCTAGGTTGCAGGAAATATATGATAAGCCGGAGGCCTCGTTTAAAAATGACAGCCTGGCATTATGGGAGTTCGCTCATGAGATGCAGGCCGGTGATATTGTTATAGTCAAGAAAGGGCAGAATCAAATAATAGGGCGTGGGATTGTGGAAGGTGATTATGCCTTTGATGAGTCTTTTTCTGATTTTAAGAATGTCCGTAAAATGCAATGGACGAATGCCGGAGAATGGGAGAATATAGGTAAGAATGTCCAAAAGACCTTGACCGATATAACCAAGTATCCGGATTATGTGGAATCTTTGGAGAAACTATTTGAGGATAAATCTCAAAAGCAATATTGGTGGCTTGTGGCTAGTCCTAAGATATGGAGCTTTTCGAAAGCTCCGGTTGGTAAAATACAAGACTATACTCTTTATAATGATAGTGGAAATCAGCGAAGGATATTTCAAAATTTTATTGATGCAAGAGAAGGCGATATTGTTATAGGCTATGAAGCTACTCCTGTGAAGCAGGTGGTAGCTATAGCGGAGATAGTCAAAGCTGCTGATGGACAAAAAATATATTTCAAGAAGACCGAAAGCTTGCTGAACCCGATTGATTATTCGGTTATAAAGGATATACCGGAATTGAGCGGTATGGAATTCCTGAAGAATAAGAATGGGTCGTTCTTCAAATTAACAAAAGATGAGTATAACGTATTGGCGGATTTGATCCGTGATGAAAACCCTATAACAGTCAACAAACGTAATCCTCCATATTCCGGGAATAATTTCCTGGATGATGTTTTTATAAAATCAGAGGAATATACCAAGTTGAGAAGTCTGTTGCTGGCAAAGAAAAATATCATATTACAGGGTGCTCCGGGTGTCGGTAAAACGTATTCGGCAAAACGCCTGGCTTATTCTATTATAGGAGAAGAAGATAGAACTAAAGTAGAGTTTATCCAGTTTCATCAGAATTATTCTTACGAAGATTTTGTGATGGGATATAAGCCGAAAGAAGATGGCGGTTTTGAATTAAGACGAGGTGTATTCTATAATTTCTGCCGGAAAGCCCAAAGTGATCCGGATAAGAAGTATTTCTTTATTATTGATGAAATTAATAGAGGAAATATGAGCAAGATTTTTGGCGAGTTGCTGATGCTCATCGAAAATGATTATCGGGGAGAAAAGCATAAAATCCGTCTTGCATATAACGATGAGTATTTTTCTGTCCCGGAGAATCTTTATATTATAGGTATGATGAATACGGCCGACCGTAGCCTGGCTATGATTGATTACGCTTTACGCCGTCGGTTCAGTTTCTTTGATATGACGCCGGGATTTGATTCGGTTGGTTTCAAAAAGTATCAGGAGGATCTTGATTGTGAAGTCTTTAATAAAGTGATTGATGCCGTCAAAGCCCTGAATATTGAGATTGCTAAGGATGATTCGCTCGGAAAAGGCTTTTGTATCGGTCATAGTTATTTCTGTAACCGGGAATCTATTGATAATATGTGGCTTGAGAATGTGATTGAATATGATATTGCCCCTATGTTACGAGAATATTGGTTTGACAATGATAAGAAATTCAAAGAAGAAACGGACAAGTTATTGAGCCTGATAAAATGA
- the mcrC gene encoding 5-methylcytosine-specific restriction endonuclease system specificity protein McrC: MTIDKGIFIRNIYYMLTYAFQELKQNNYEEIAGEEFDEIHDLFAEILLRGISFQLKQGLHKEYISCHGSLSTLKGKLDICGTVNNLMRKQQKIDCEYDELSENNKFNQILKTTVQFLLKHPKVKSNRKAALKRLMLFFSDVEAVDILTIDWTTMRFDRNCKTYRMLLYVCYFILDGMLMTTERGTYKMKEFSDEHMCRLYEKFVLEYYRKHYPELKAKATQIDWNIDKEQSTSSILPIMRTDIMLTFKERTLIIDTKYYSRSMQSQFDKRTIHSNNLYQIHSYVMNYDTNHTGKVDGMLLYAKTEEDITPDGQTTFRDGNVIYYRTLDLNQNFENIKKQLDGFIGQG; this comes from the coding sequence ATGACAATAGACAAAGGTATATTCATTCGCAATATCTACTATATGCTGACTTATGCTTTTCAGGAGCTTAAGCAGAACAACTATGAAGAAATAGCCGGTGAAGAATTTGATGAGATTCATGATTTGTTTGCTGAAATTCTGCTTCGTGGCATTTCGTTTCAATTAAAACAGGGGTTGCATAAAGAATATATTTCCTGTCATGGTTCGTTGTCCACATTGAAAGGGAAGCTTGATATATGTGGTACGGTCAATAATCTAATGCGGAAACAACAGAAAATTGATTGTGAGTACGATGAATTATCGGAGAACAACAAGTTTAATCAGATATTAAAAACAACTGTTCAATTCTTGCTGAAACATCCGAAAGTCAAATCGAACAGGAAGGCTGCGTTGAAGCGCCTTATGCTCTTCTTTAGTGACGTGGAGGCCGTTGATATCCTGACGATAGACTGGACTACTATGCGCTTTGATAGAAATTGCAAGACTTACCGGATGCTTCTGTATGTTTGCTATTTTATTCTCGACGGGATGTTGATGACTACGGAAAGAGGTACTTATAAAATGAAGGAATTTTCCGATGAACATATGTGCAGACTATACGAGAAGTTTGTTCTGGAGTATTATCGGAAACATTATCCGGAATTAAAAGCAAAGGCAACTCAAATAGACTGGAATATTGATAAAGAACAGTCGACTTCCAGTATTCTTCCTATCATGCGGACGGATATTATGCTGACATTTAAAGAACGAACACTGATTATTGATACCAAGTATTATAGTAGGTCAATGCAGTCCCAATTTGACAAAAGGACTATCCATTCTAATAACCTATATCAGATTCATTCTTATGTAATGAACTACGATACTAATCATACGGGGAAGGTGGATGGGATGTTATTGTATGCCAAGACAGAAGAAGATATAACGCCTGATGGACAGACGACATTTAGGGACGGAAACGTCATATATTACAGGACACTTGACTTGAATCAGAATTTTGAGAATATCAAGAAACAGTTGGATGGATTTATAGGGCAAGGTTGA
- a CDS encoding alcohol dehydrogenase gives MLTYTYIEHGKFELREKPEPEIVNSREAIVRVTLGSICTSDLHIKHGSVPRAVPGITVGHEMVGVVEKVGADVTSVKPGDRVTVNVETFCGECFFCRRGYVNNCTDPNGGWALGCRIDGGQAEYVRVPYADQGLNRIPDTVSDEQALFVGDVLATGFWATRISEISEDDTVLIIGAGPTGICTLLCVMLKKPRRIIVCEKSPERIRFVREHYPDVLVVEPENCKEFVIQNSEHGGADVVLEVAGSKDTFRLAWECARPNAVVTIVALYDEPQILPLPDMYGKNLIFKTGGVDGCDCAEILNLIEEGKIDTTPLITHRFPLNEIEEAYRIFENKLDGVIKVAIYQ, from the coding sequence ATGCTTACATATACATATATTGAACACGGAAAATTTGAGTTACGGGAAAAGCCGGAACCGGAAATAGTAAATTCACGGGAGGCAATTGTACGGGTGACTCTTGGCAGTATTTGTACCAGTGACCTTCATATCAAGCACGGTAGTGTGCCGCGTGCCGTACCCGGAATAACCGTCGGGCACGAGATGGTAGGTGTTGTGGAAAAGGTGGGGGCTGATGTCACCTCGGTCAAGCCGGGGGATAGAGTAACAGTGAATGTTGAAACATTTTGCGGAGAGTGTTTTTTCTGCAGACGGGGGTATGTTAACAACTGTACTGACCCGAACGGGGGATGGGCTTTAGGTTGCCGCATTGACGGTGGTCAGGCAGAATATGTCAGAGTTCCTTATGCTGACCAGGGACTGAACCGTATTCCTGATACAGTCAGCGACGAACAGGCTTTGTTTGTGGGTGATGTGCTTGCGACAGGTTTTTGGGCAACCCGTATTTCAGAGATTTCCGAGGATGATACTGTGCTTATTATTGGCGCCGGTCCTACCGGAATCTGTACTTTGTTGTGTGTGATGTTGAAGAAACCGAGGCGTATCATTGTCTGCGAAAAGTCTCCTGAAAGAATCCGTTTTGTGCGTGAACATTATCCTGACGTGCTGGTGGTGGAACCTGAAAACTGCAAGGAATTTGTGATTCAAAACAGTGAACATGGTGGTGCTGACGTTGTTTTAGAAGTAGCCGGCAGTAAGGATACTTTTCGTCTGGCATGGGAATGTGCCCGTCCTAATGCTGTTGTCACTATCGTAGCTCTTTATGACGAGCCTCAAATTCTTCCTTTGCCTGATATGTATGGCAAGAACTTGATTTTTAAAACAGGTGGAGTGGACGGATGTGACTGTGCCGAGATTCTTAATCTGATTGAAGAAGGCAAAATAGATACTACTCCTCTTATTACACATAGATTTCCGTTGAACGAGATTGAGGAAGCTTATCGTATATTTGAAAATAAATTGGACGGAGTCATTAAGGTAGCCATTTATCAATGA
- a CDS encoding TrmH family RNA methyltransferase has translation MPVIEISSLSHPGVEVFSTLTETQLRNRTEPGKGIFIVESPKVITRALDSGYEPLAILCEYKHIVGDAAEIIERCENVPVYTGSRELLATLTGYVLTRGVLCAMRRPEPRSMEEVCREARRIVVIDSVVDATNIGAIFRSAAALGIDAVLLTRNSCDPLNRRVVRVSMGAVFFVPWAWMNGSLSDLGKLGFRTAAMALTDDSIPIDNPALVNESKLAIVMGNEGEGLSHDTITEADYVVRIPMVHGVDSLNVAAAAAVAFWQLRVPQS, from the coding sequence ATGCCTGTTATTGAAATATCATCTTTATCTCATCCCGGAGTTGAGGTGTTCAGTACTCTTACTGAAACTCAGTTACGTAACCGTACCGAACCCGGCAAAGGGATTTTTATAGTAGAAAGTCCGAAGGTTATCACGAGAGCTTTGGACTCCGGTTATGAACCTTTAGCTATTTTATGCGAGTACAAACATATTGTCGGTGATGCTGCTGAAATCATTGAACGTTGCGAAAATGTGCCTGTTTATACTGGCAGTAGAGAATTACTTGCTACGTTGACAGGTTATGTCCTGACACGTGGAGTTCTCTGCGCCATGCGTCGCCCCGAGCCGCGCAGCATGGAAGAAGTATGTCGGGAAGCCCGGCGCATTGTAGTCATTGACAGTGTGGTTGATGCAACTAATATTGGTGCTATTTTCCGTTCGGCCGCCGCTCTTGGAATTGATGCCGTATTACTGACTCGCAACTCTTGCGATCCGTTGAACCGCCGTGTGGTCAGGGTATCAATGGGAGCAGTTTTCTTTGTGCCATGGGCTTGGATGAACGGTTCCCTCAGTGACTTGGGTAAATTAGGCTTTCGTACGGCTGCTATGGCGCTCACAGATGATTCTATTCCTATTGATAATCCTGCCTTAGTGAATGAATCCAAATTGGCTATCGTCATGGGTAACGAAGGGGAGGGACTTTCACATGATACGATCACTGAGGCTGATTACGTAGTCCGTATCCCTATGGTGCATGGTGTTGATTCGCTTAATGTAGCTGCTGCGGCGGCTGTTGCCTTCTGGCAACTTCGTGTTCCGCAATCCTGA
- a CDS encoding secondary thiamine-phosphate synthase enzyme YjbQ, translating to MWKQVEFDLQSRRSGFHLITGEILRNLPPLPEVGLLHLFIKHTSAGLSINENADPDVRMDMESIFNHLVKEREPYYQHTLEGNDDMPAHAKSSIIGTSVTIPITNGKLNLGTWQGIYLCEFRNYGGNRRMVATISGE from the coding sequence ATGTGGAAACAAGTAGAATTTGATTTACAGTCACGCAGAAGTGGCTTTCATCTTATAACCGGAGAAATATTACGTAATCTGCCGCCATTACCCGAAGTTGGATTACTGCATTTATTTATCAAACACACTTCCGCCGGGCTAAGTATTAACGAAAATGCAGATCCTGATGTTCGTATGGATATGGAAAGCATTTTCAACCACTTAGTGAAAGAACGTGAACCGTACTATCAACACACTTTAGAAGGAAATGACGATATGCCGGCTCATGCAAAAAGCTCAATCATAGGAACGTCGGTCACAATACCTATAACAAATGGAAAGCTAAACCTCGGAACTTGGCAAGGTATCTATCTCTGTGAATTTCGGAATTATGGTGGTAATCGACGAATGGTGGCTACCATTAGTGGAGAATAG
- a CDS encoding helix-turn-helix domain-containing protein has protein sequence MAKNTMGTKLPRKLEQKMSVVGEQIKLARLRRNLSVAQVAERATCSPLTVSRIEKGVPTVAIGIYLRVLYALQLDDDILWLAKEDKLGKTLQDLSLKTRKRASKKR, from the coding sequence ATGGCAAAGAATACAATGGGGACTAAGTTGCCCCGAAAATTAGAACAAAAGATGTCCGTTGTGGGAGAACAGATTAAACTGGCTCGCTTGCGCAGGAATCTGAGTGTAGCTCAAGTGGCGGAACGTGCCACCTGTTCTCCGTTGACCGTGTCCCGAATAGAGAAAGGTGTGCCGACAGTGGCAATCGGAATATATTTGCGCGTGTTGTATGCTTTACAGCTTGACGATGATATTCTGTGGTTGGCCAAAGAAGACAAACTAGGGAAAACATTACAGGATTTGAGTTTGAAGACAAGGAAAAGAGCTTCGAAAAAGAGATAA
- a CDS encoding ATP-binding protein, producing the protein MKFVDRIDEAARLKDALAREKSSLVVMYGRRRLGKSTLIKRVLSENDVYFLADRSEGQHQRALLAKVIAQVFPDFEKLSYPDWESMFRAVNYRTDKRFTLCLDEFPYLVEQSPELPSVLQKLVDEKQLKYNLVLCGSSQNMMYGLFLDSTAPLYGRADEIMRLTPIRLPYIQEALNLNAMNAIEEYAIWGGVPRYWELRENRISLDDAMWHNILSVNGTLYEEPVKLFQDDVKDIVKTSTIMSYIGTGANRLSEIAARCNEPATNLSRPLKKLVDLGFLEKDVPFGIDEKNAKKSLYKIADPFMAFYYQFVVPNRSFIELGRRLPIEQALTAHFSEYVSMQWEKLCRDAVTGNLVNGVVYGKAKRWWGSVLNEDKKPEQVEFDVMAESLDKKYLLVGECKWTTGENGKQLTAELLRKANLLPFAKNYTIVPVLFLKNAPKDDAGNAMLSENVVELMK; encoded by the coding sequence ATGAAATTTGTTGATAGAATAGATGAAGCAGCACGACTGAAGGATGCTCTTGCAAGAGAGAAATCCTCGTTAGTTGTGATGTATGGTCGCAGACGATTGGGTAAATCAACGCTTATTAAAAGGGTGTTGTCAGAAAATGATGTATACTTCCTTGCAGACCGTTCGGAAGGTCAACATCAGAGGGCATTACTTGCAAAAGTGATAGCACAGGTGTTTCCTGATTTTGAGAAGTTGTCGTATCCCGATTGGGAGTCGATGTTTCGTGCGGTTAATTATCGAACAGACAAACGTTTTACTTTGTGTTTGGACGAATTTCCGTATCTTGTGGAGCAATCTCCTGAACTGCCGTCTGTATTGCAGAAACTTGTTGATGAGAAACAGTTGAAGTATAATCTGGTGCTTTGTGGTTCATCACAAAATATGATGTATGGGTTGTTTCTTGATTCTACTGCGCCTCTTTATGGTCGTGCTGATGAGATAATGAGACTTACCCCTATACGTTTACCCTATATTCAGGAGGCATTGAACCTTAATGCGATGAACGCTATTGAAGAGTATGCTATATGGGGCGGTGTGCCGCGCTATTGGGAACTGAGGGAAAACAGAATTTCGCTTGATGATGCCATGTGGCATAATATCCTTTCTGTAAATGGGACTCTTTATGAGGAGCCGGTAAAACTGTTTCAGGATGATGTTAAGGATATAGTCAAGACTTCGACAATAATGTCTTATATCGGTACTGGTGCAAACCGTCTTTCCGAAATTGCTGCACGATGCAATGAACCTGCAACTAATCTGTCGCGTCCATTGAAGAAACTTGTTGATCTCGGTTTTTTGGAAAAAGATGTTCCGTTCGGGATTGATGAAAAGAATGCGAAAAAGAGCCTCTACAAGATTGCCGATCCGTTTATGGCATTCTACTATCAGTTTGTTGTCCCTAATCGTTCGTTCATTGAACTTGGTCGTCGCTTACCCATAGAACAGGCTTTGACTGCTCATTTCTCTGAGTATGTGAGTATGCAATGGGAAAAACTGTGTCGGGATGCCGTAACAGGAAATCTTGTTAATGGAGTAGTTTATGGCAAAGCAAAACGCTGGTGGGGCTCTGTTCTCAATGAGGATAAGAAGCCGGAACAAGTTGAATTTGACGTGATGGCTGAATCGCTCGATAAAAAGTATCTGTTGGTCGGAGAATGTAAATGGACAACAGGGGAGAATGGCAAACAGCTAACTGCTGAGCTTCTCCGCAAAGCTAATCTGTTGCCGTTTGCTAAGAACTACACTATCGTTCCTGTACTGTTCCTTAAGAACGCTCCGAAAGATGATGCTGGGAATGCAATGTTGTCGGAAAATGTTGTAGAGTTAATGAAGTAA
- a CDS encoding type I restriction-modification system subunit M, translated as MAKKTINKELTGAQDLYNFLFEACNIIRGPVSQDNFKDYITPLLYYKRISDVYDEETEEALISSGGDKEYASLPEQHRFVIPDGCHWQEVRERTENLGAAIVGAMRQIEIANPDTLYGVLSMFSSQKWTNKAILNDSKIRDLIEHLSKRKLGNKDYPADLMGDAYEILLKKFADDSKAQAGEFYTPRSVVRLLVHILDPQPGETVYDPACGSGGMLIEAIRYMHDDSLCCGSIFGQEKNVVNAAIAKMNLFLHGASDFNVMQGDTLRDPKILQGGNIAKFDCVIANPPFSLENWGATEWSSDKYKRNIYGTPSDSCGDYAWIQHMICSMSSGKGRMAVVMPQGILFRGNQEAEIRKQLVESDLIEAVVTLGDKLFYGTGLSPCFLIIRRMKQAHHSGRILMIDGSKILTQKRAQNILEENDIDRLYSLYQNYSDEEDYSRIVTLQEIRDKEYNLSPNRYVVYHKEEIRPYAEVLAEFKQAYADVKRLENEFSLLINA; from the coding sequence ATGGCAAAAAAAACAATAAATAAAGAGCTTACAGGTGCACAGGACTTATACAATTTCTTGTTTGAGGCCTGTAATATAATACGCGGTCCTGTAAGCCAAGATAATTTTAAGGATTATATCACGCCTTTACTTTATTACAAGCGGATATCTGATGTTTATGATGAAGAAACAGAAGAAGCTTTAATATCAAGTGGTGGTGATAAGGAGTATGCATCTCTGCCAGAACAACATCGTTTTGTTATTCCTGATGGTTGTCATTGGCAAGAAGTCCGAGAGCGTACAGAAAATCTTGGAGCTGCCATAGTCGGTGCTATGAGGCAGATAGAGATAGCAAACCCAGATACATTGTATGGGGTGCTATCTATGTTTTCATCTCAGAAATGGACTAACAAAGCAATACTCAATGATAGCAAGATTCGTGACCTGATAGAACATCTATCAAAACGAAAACTTGGTAATAAGGATTACCCTGCGGACTTAATGGGTGATGCTTATGAAATATTATTGAAGAAGTTTGCCGATGATAGTAAGGCTCAAGCTGGAGAGTTTTATACTCCTCGTTCTGTTGTGAGATTATTAGTGCATATTCTCGATCCGCAACCGGGGGAAACTGTATATGATCCTGCTTGTGGTAGTGGAGGAATGCTTATCGAAGCTATACGATATATGCACGATGATTCTCTTTGCTGCGGAAGTATATTCGGACAGGAAAAGAATGTCGTGAATGCGGCCATTGCTAAAATGAATCTATTCCTGCATGGTGCATCTGATTTTAATGTAATGCAAGGCGACACATTGAGAGACCCAAAAATTCTTCAAGGTGGTAATATCGCCAAATTCGATTGTGTTATAGCAAACCCCCCATTTTCTCTTGAAAATTGGGGAGCAACGGAATGGAGTTCAGATAAATATAAGCGCAATATCTATGGCACACCGAGTGATAGTTGTGGTGACTATGCGTGGATTCAGCATATGATATGTTCTATGTCTTCCGGCAAGGGGCGTATGGCTGTTGTAATGCCGCAAGGTATTCTGTTTCGTGGAAATCAAGAAGCAGAAATAAGGAAACAATTAGTCGAAAGTGATTTGATAGAAGCCGTTGTTACATTAGGAGATAAATTGTTTTATGGAACTGGACTTTCACCGTGCTTTTTGATAATACGAAGAATGAAACAGGCTCATCATTCCGGACGGATTTTGATGATAGATGGTTCCAAAATTCTAACTCAAAAGAGAGCGCAGAATATTTTAGAAGAGAATGATATAGATAGGTTATATTCACTTTATCAAAATTACTCCGATGAAGAGGACTATTCTCGAATCGTTACATTGCAGGAGATAAGAGATAAAGAGTATAATCTTTCGCCCAATCGCTATGTGGTTTACCACAAGGAGGAAATTCGTCCTTATGCGGAAGTGTTGGCTGAGTTCAAACAAGCATACGCAGATGTGAAGCGATTGGAGAACGAATTTTCATTACTCATTAACGCATAA
- a CDS encoding type I restriction-modification system subunit M, with protein MAEKVKQYRLPDDPITLDELKSFLWAAATHLRGQIDAAGYKEYIFPLLFFKRISDVYDEQFEGFVCEGGVEYAGMQVEDLPIRIPDGAHWRDVREVTENVGNKLVEAFIAIEQANPAKEMDGRKIGGLEGIFGPKDGWTNKAKMPDNIITSLIEDFSKYTLSLKACPADEMGQAYEYLVGKFADDAGNTAQEFYTNRTVVQLMAEILQPQPNESIYDPTCGSGGMLVKCLDYLRNKGAEWQSVQVFGQEVNGLTSSIARMNLYLNGVEDFSIACADTLEHPAFLDGSHLRKFDIVLANPPYSIKEWNREKFMNDKWGRNFLGTPPQGRADYAFFQHIIASMDRNTGRCAILFPHGVLFRDEEYELRKKLVEIDIVDCVIGLGPNLFFNASMEACIIICKNRKEDSHKGKVIFIDAKGEVSRKNAESYLENTHIQKIISAYENFEDIEYFAKVADINDIDNNKSLLSIQSYVKQKGTNEIYILDESLPKWIEASRSMHIEVANLLSMLKYE; from the coding sequence ATGGCAGAAAAAGTAAAACAATATCGTCTTCCTGATGACCCTATTACGCTCGATGAACTTAAAAGTTTCCTTTGGGCGGCTGCCACTCATTTGCGTGGTCAGATTGATGCTGCAGGATATAAAGAGTATATTTTCCCTTTGCTTTTTTTCAAACGCATTTCCGATGTTTATGATGAACAGTTTGAAGGATTTGTGTGTGAAGGAGGAGTTGAGTATGCAGGTATGCAAGTAGAAGATCTCCCCATCCGTATTCCTGATGGTGCGCACTGGAGAGATGTTCGTGAGGTGACGGAAAATGTTGGTAATAAATTAGTCGAAGCATTTATTGCCATTGAGCAAGCCAATCCTGCTAAGGAAATGGATGGTAGAAAAATCGGAGGATTAGAAGGTATTTTCGGACCTAAGGATGGCTGGACCAATAAGGCGAAGATGCCTGATAATATCATTACTTCGTTGATTGAGGATTTTTCTAAATATACGTTGAGCCTAAAGGCTTGTCCTGCCGATGAGATGGGGCAGGCATACGAATACCTTGTTGGAAAGTTTGCCGATGATGCCGGAAATACTGCTCAGGAGTTCTATACGAATAGAACAGTCGTTCAACTTATGGCTGAGATACTGCAGCCACAACCGAATGAAAGCATTTATGACCCAACTTGTGGTTCCGGAGGTATGTTGGTTAAATGTTTAGACTATCTTCGCAACAAAGGTGCAGAGTGGCAGAGTGTACAGGTGTTCGGACAAGAGGTGAATGGCTTGACTTCTTCTATTGCACGAATGAATCTTTATTTGAATGGAGTTGAAGATTTTTCGATTGCATGTGCAGATACGTTGGAGCATCCTGCATTCTTGGATGGCAGCCATCTTCGTAAGTTCGACATTGTTCTGGCAAATCCTCCTTATTCAATCAAAGAATGGAATCGTGAAAAATTCATGAATGATAAGTGGGGACGTAATTTCTTGGGAACGCCTCCGCAAGGAAGAGCTGATTATGCATTTTTTCAACATATTATTGCTTCGATGGATAGAAATACTGGTAGGTGTGCTATATTGTTTCCCCATGGTGTACTATTTCGTGATGAAGAATATGAGTTGCGCAAAAAATTAGTTGAAATAGATATTGTAGATTGCGTAATTGGACTTGGTCCTAATCTATTTTTTAATGCTTCTATGGAGGCTTGTATTATTATCTGCAAAAATAGAAAAGAAGATAGTCATAAAGGTAAAGTTATTTTTATTGACGCAAAAGGAGAGGTATCAAGAAAGAATGCTGAAAGTTATTTAGAAAATACTCACATCCAGAAAATTATTTCTGCTTATGAAAATTTTGAAGATATAGAATATTTTGCAAAAGTTGCTGATATAAATGATATAGATAATAATAAGAGTTTGCTTAGTATACAAAGTTATGTCAAGCAAAAAGGAACAAATGAAATATACATTTTGGATGAATCACTCCCAAAATGGATTGAGGCTTCAAGATCAATGCATATCGAAGTTGCTAATCTTTTAAGTATGCTAAAATATGAGTAG